From one Gemmatimonadaceae bacterium genomic stretch:
- the glgP gene encoding alpha-glucan family phosphorylase, whose product MPPVFPFLPQRLDGLVDIACNLNWTWNREARRLFATIDHQLWTRLRHDPFQLLLQVGPERLAQCAADPGFLAHFDAVMRWAAAEQSRSQTWFMQRFPQQANETIAYFCAEFGVHHTVPIYSGGLGVLAGDHCKTASDLGVPLVGVGILYRNGYIDQEVRADGWQEEAPMQLDLARTVLDPIDGPNGAPHLAMVRMAGRDVYVRAWRLRVGRVTIYLLDTDLEQNHFDDRPLLSRLYAGGPEMRLRQEWLLGVGGVRALRALGIAPSAWHANEGHAAFMFVERVREIVATGIPLKEAVHAVRASSTFTTHTPVPAGHDTFPAADVAACTGPVWDELGISQDAFMRIGHHPSDASGRFHMTAAAVRLSRRFNAVSRVHGTVTRKLWGSLWPERRAVDLPITYVTNGVHLATWMSNAVMQLLDTHLGAGWGNRVDDPKLWDDVLAVDAQALWEVHRHLKRTLLVHMREQARLAFTQHTREAARLAGTGVLLDPEALTLCFARRFATYKRANLLFHDVERLLRIVSNPSHPVQIIFAGKAHPADGPGKQILQEVYQATRDPRFEGRLAFVEDYDTHLAHVLVQGADVWLNLPRIPMEASGTSGMKAALNGVPQLSTLDGWWEEGFNGHNGWAIAPEPGEGVAEDDAAAAGQLYDLLETAVVPMYYNRDVNGLPQRWIQVMRHALRAAGLRFNARRMLMEYVGDYYVPSMRGERTPDEAPTA is encoded by the coding sequence ATGCCGCCCGTCTTCCCATTCCTCCCCCAGCGCCTCGACGGACTGGTCGACATCGCGTGCAACCTCAATTGGACGTGGAACCGCGAGGCCCGCCGGCTCTTCGCCACCATTGATCATCAGCTCTGGACGCGCCTGCGGCACGATCCCTTCCAGCTGCTGCTGCAGGTGGGACCGGAGCGGCTGGCGCAGTGCGCCGCGGACCCGGGTTTCCTCGCGCACTTCGATGCGGTGATGCGTTGGGCGGCGGCCGAGCAATCGCGGTCGCAGACCTGGTTCATGCAGCGTTTCCCGCAGCAGGCCAACGAGACCATCGCCTACTTCTGCGCGGAGTTCGGGGTGCACCACACGGTCCCGATCTACTCCGGCGGACTGGGCGTGCTGGCCGGCGACCATTGCAAGACGGCGTCGGACCTGGGCGTGCCGCTCGTCGGCGTCGGGATTCTCTATCGCAACGGCTACATCGACCAGGAGGTCCGCGCCGACGGCTGGCAGGAAGAGGCGCCGATGCAGCTCGACCTCGCGCGCACCGTCCTCGATCCGATCGACGGACCCAACGGCGCGCCGCATCTCGCGATGGTGCGCATGGCGGGGCGCGACGTCTACGTGCGGGCGTGGAGACTGCGCGTCGGGCGCGTGACCATCTACCTGCTCGACACCGACCTCGAGCAGAATCACTTTGACGACCGCCCGCTGCTGAGCCGCCTCTATGCGGGCGGACCCGAGATGCGGCTGCGCCAGGAGTGGCTCCTTGGCGTTGGCGGCGTGCGCGCGCTGCGCGCGCTCGGCATCGCGCCGTCGGCCTGGCACGCCAACGAGGGACACGCCGCCTTCATGTTCGTCGAACGGGTTCGCGAGATTGTCGCGACCGGCATTCCATTGAAGGAAGCGGTGCACGCGGTCCGCGCGTCGAGCACGTTCACCACGCACACGCCGGTGCCCGCCGGCCACGACACATTCCCGGCCGCCGACGTCGCCGCGTGCACCGGGCCGGTCTGGGACGAACTCGGCATCTCGCAGGATGCGTTCATGCGCATCGGCCACCATCCGAGTGACGCGTCGGGGCGGTTCCACATGACGGCGGCGGCCGTCCGGCTGAGCCGGCGCTTCAACGCCGTCTCGCGCGTCCACGGCACCGTCACCCGCAAGCTGTGGGGATCGCTCTGGCCGGAGCGGCGTGCGGTGGATCTCCCCATCACCTACGTCACCAACGGCGTGCATCTCGCCACGTGGATGTCGAATGCCGTGATGCAGCTGCTCGATACGCACCTGGGCGCCGGATGGGGCAACCGGGTGGACGATCCGAAGCTCTGGGACGACGTGCTCGCCGTGGATGCGCAGGCGCTGTGGGAGGTGCACCGGCACCTGAAGCGGACGCTGCTCGTGCATATGCGCGAGCAGGCGCGGCTCGCCTTCACGCAGCACACGCGCGAGGCGGCGCGGCTGGCCGGCACGGGGGTGCTGCTCGATCCGGAGGCGCTCACGCTCTGCTTCGCCCGCCGGTTTGCGACCTACAAGCGGGCCAACCTGCTGTTCCACGACGTGGAGCGGCTGCTGCGCATCGTCAGCAACCCATCGCATCCCGTGCAGATCATCTTTGCGGGCAAGGCGCATCCGGCCGACGGCCCCGGCAAGCAGATCCTGCAGGAGGTGTACCAGGCCACGCGCGATCCCCGCTTCGAGGGACGGCTCGCCTTCGTCGAGGACTACGACACGCACTTGGCGCACGTGCTCGTGCAGGGGGCGGATGTCTGGCTCAACCTGCCGCGCATTCCGATGGAGGCGTCGGGGACGAGCGGGATGAAGGCGGCGCTGAACGGCGTGCCGCAGCTGAGCACGCTGGACGGCTGGTGGGAGGAAGGGTTCAACGGCCACAACGGCTGGGCGATCGCGCCGGAGCCCGGCGAGGGCGTTGCGGAGGACGACGCGGCCGCGGCGGGGCAACTGTACGACCTGCTCGAGACCGCGGTTGTGCCGATGTACTACAACCGCGACGTGAACGGCCTGCCGCAGCGCTGGATCCAGGTGATGCGCCACGCCCTGCGCGCGGCCGGCCTCCGGTTCAATGCGCGGCGAATGTTGATGGAGTATGTCGGCGATTACTATGTGCCGTCGATGCGAGGGGAGAGGACGCCGGACGAAGCGCCAACGGCGTGA
- a CDS encoding CBS domain-containing protein: MKARDVMTAHPSVITPDEPVSRAAEVMRDRHVGMLPVIDNLNDRRLRGVLTDRDIVVRCVAEGHGLDSAVREVMTARHLTTVRMDDDVHTVAHKMRRDHIRRIPVLAADDRVAGVVAVVDLATRLRPADPHMVEGIEREVASPADARP; encoded by the coding sequence ATGAAAGCGCGCGACGTCATGACCGCGCATCCGTCGGTGATCACCCCCGACGAGCCCGTATCGCGAGCCGCCGAGGTGATGCGCGATCGCCACGTGGGCATGCTGCCCGTCATCGACAACCTCAACGACCGGCGCCTGCGTGGCGTGCTCACCGACCGCGACATCGTCGTGCGCTGCGTCGCCGAAGGACACGGACTCGACAGCGCGGTGCGCGAGGTGATGACGGCCCGTCACCTCACGACCGTGCGGATGGATGACGACGTTCACACGGTGGCGCACAAGATGCGGCGCGATCACATCCGGCGGATTCCGGTGCTCGCGGCCGACGACCGGGTGGCGGGCGTCGTGGCCGTGGTGGACCTGGCGACGCGGCTGCGGCCGGCGGATCCCCACATGGTCGAGGGGATCGAGCGGGAGGTGGCGTCACCGGCGGACGCGCGCCCCTGA
- a CDS encoding acetyl-CoA hydrolase/transferase C-terminal domain-containing protein, translating to MTHQPADWCARAVSPADALALVTSGMKVFVHGACATPMPLLEALASRDDLENIKLYHLHLAGPAPWLEGDKWQRFHSISLFTGPGLRGPIEHGHADFVPIFLSDVPSLFSSARVALDVAIVQLSPPDAHGHCSLGTSVDTARAAVDSARFIIAEINEQMPRTHGNTNVPFDRIDAFICTNRPLLDHAGGVENEVEGRIGEIIAGLVEDRSTLQMGIGAIPDAVLSRLGDKHDLGVHTEMFSDRLVDLIEAGVVTNKFKQVHPGRTVTSFINGTKRLFDFVHDNLAVEFHPCDRTNDTAVIRRNPRVVAINSAIQVDLTGQVVADSFGHRIYSGIGGQMDFIRGAALSRGGKAIIALPSTGKSGTISRICTEINPGAGVVTTRGHVHWVVTEYGAVNLHGCTLRERGEALISIAHPDFRAELSKDLKRLRH from the coding sequence GTGACCCATCAACCCGCCGACTGGTGCGCTCGCGCCGTCTCGCCCGCCGATGCCCTGGCGCTCGTGACGAGCGGCATGAAGGTCTTTGTCCACGGCGCCTGCGCCACGCCAATGCCGCTGCTCGAAGCCCTCGCCTCGCGCGATGACCTCGAGAATATCAAGCTCTACCACCTCCACCTCGCGGGCCCCGCGCCCTGGCTCGAGGGCGACAAGTGGCAGCGCTTCCACTCCATCTCGCTCTTCACGGGCCCCGGATTGCGCGGCCCCATCGAGCACGGACACGCCGACTTCGTTCCGATCTTCCTCTCGGACGTCCCGTCGCTCTTCAGCTCGGCGCGCGTGGCGCTCGACGTCGCCATCGTGCAGCTGTCGCCGCCGGATGCCCACGGCCATTGCTCGCTGGGCACCTCGGTCGACACCGCCCGCGCCGCCGTGGATAGCGCGCGGTTCATCATCGCCGAGATCAACGAGCAGATGCCGCGGACGCACGGCAACACCAACGTGCCGTTCGACCGGATCGACGCCTTCATCTGCACCAATCGCCCGCTCCTGGACCATGCGGGCGGCGTCGAGAACGAGGTGGAAGGACGCATTGGCGAGATCATCGCCGGGCTCGTCGAGGACCGTTCCACCCTGCAGATGGGCATCGGCGCCATCCCGGACGCCGTCCTCAGCCGGCTGGGCGACAAACACGACCTCGGCGTCCACACCGAGATGTTCTCCGACCGGCTGGTCGACCTCATCGAGGCCGGCGTCGTCACGAACAAGTTCAAGCAGGTGCACCCCGGGCGCACCGTCACGTCGTTCATCAACGGCACCAAGCGCCTGTTCGACTTCGTGCATGACAACCTGGCGGTCGAGTTTCATCCGTGCGACCGCACCAACGACACCGCCGTCATCCGGCGCAATCCGCGCGTGGTCGCCATCAACAGCGCCATTCAGGTGGATCTCACCGGGCAGGTGGTCGCCGACTCGTTCGGCCACCGCATCTACTCCGGCATCGGCGGCCAGATGGACTTCATCCGTGGCGCCGCGCTCTCGCGCGGCGGCAAGGCGATCATCGCGCTGCCCAGCACCGGGAAGAGCGGCACCATCTCGCGCATCTGCACGGAGATCAACCCGGGTGCCGGCGTGGTGACCACCCGCGGACACGTGCACTGGGTCGTGACGGAGTACGGCGCGGTCAACCTGCACGGCTGCACGCTCCGTGAGCGCGGCGAGGCGTTGATCTCCATCGCGCACCCGGACTTCCGCGCCGAGCTGTCGAAGGACCTGAAGCGCCTGCGGCACTAG
- a CDS encoding GntR family transcriptional regulator, with the protein MFDRIDSRSPIPIYAQIAARVRVAVGAGELKAGDGLPSVRALASRLRVNPATVVQAYRELEAEGLVQMRQGAGTYVTDVTPERRARERAADARRLVRDLLAEAARRGITAADLKHALNDELEETTR; encoded by the coding sequence GTGTTTGATCGCATCGACTCCCGCAGTCCCATCCCCATCTACGCCCAGATCGCGGCCCGCGTCCGCGTGGCGGTCGGCGCCGGCGAGCTGAAAGCCGGCGATGGCCTCCCGTCGGTGCGCGCCCTCGCCTCTCGACTGCGCGTCAACCCCGCCACGGTCGTGCAAGCCTACCGCGAACTCGAAGCCGAAGGGCTGGTCCAGATGCGCCAGGGGGCCGGCACCTATGTCACCGACGTGACCCCGGAGCGGCGCGCCCGCGAACGCGCCGCCGATGCCCGCCGCCTGGTCCGCGACCTGCTCGCGGAGGCCGCCCGCCGCGGCATCACCGCTGCCGACCTCAAACACGCGCTCAACGACGAACTCGAGGAGACCACGCGATGA
- a CDS encoding ABC transporter ATP-binding protein, with amino-acid sequence MSDAIALKHVAYRPAREFAIRDLTMTVPTGAIYGFLGPNGSGKTTTIKLILGMQEADDGLIEVLGHQIPQGAPQALARLGYVPERVHLYASLTIGEMMDHHRAFYTTWDPSRAEELRRQFALRSEQKIERLSKGEAGKLMMLLALATQPELLVLDEPTDGLDPVVRRDVLGALVEYVSTRNATVLVSSHLVHEQERVCDWVGVMDNGALVAEMPMNTFRSGIKRLRVSGAPPVLPAAPFTLLGRTPTAGSEEEWGVRGWQPQMAAWLAAQGATLREVIDLDLEESFVELLSTARSGGTA; translated from the coding sequence ATGAGCGACGCAATCGCGCTGAAGCACGTGGCCTACCGCCCCGCCAGGGAGTTCGCCATTCGCGACCTCACGATGACGGTTCCGACGGGCGCCATTTACGGCTTTCTCGGACCGAACGGTTCGGGCAAAACCACGACCATCAAGCTGATCCTCGGCATGCAGGAGGCCGACGACGGCCTCATCGAGGTGCTGGGGCACCAGATCCCGCAGGGCGCGCCGCAGGCGCTCGCCCGGCTGGGCTACGTCCCCGAACGGGTGCACCTGTATGCCTCGCTCACCATCGGCGAGATGATGGACCACCACCGCGCGTTCTATACGACGTGGGATCCGTCGCGCGCCGAGGAACTGCGGCGACAGTTTGCCCTCCGCTCGGAGCAGAAGATCGAGCGACTGTCCAAGGGCGAGGCCGGCAAGTTGATGATGCTCCTGGCCCTCGCCACCCAGCCGGAACTGCTGGTGCTGGATGAGCCCACCGACGGGCTCGATCCGGTGGTGCGGCGCGACGTGCTCGGCGCGCTCGTCGAGTATGTCTCGACGCGCAACGCCACCGTGCTGGTCTCCAGCCACCTCGTGCACGAGCAGGAACGCGTCTGCGACTGGGTGGGCGTGATGGACAATGGCGCGCTCGTCGCCGAAATGCCGATGAACACCTTCCGCAGCGGCATCAAGCGGCTGCGCGTCAGCGGCGCGCCGCCCGTGCTGCCGGCCGCGCCGTTCACGCTGCTGGGCCGCACGCCGACCGCTGGTTCCGAGGAGGAGTGGGGTGTGCGCGGGTGGCAGCCCCAGATGGCCGCGTGGCTCGCGGCGCAGGGGGCAACCCTGCGCGAGGTGATTGACCTGGATCTCGAGGAGAGCTTCGTGGAGCTGTTGAGCACCGCGCGCTCAGGGGGGACTGCCTGA